CCTTCGGTGAACCAGCGCTTGGCGCCGGCCAGCAGCCGTTCGAGCGGGCCTGGGCCCTGCGGCACATATGTCTCCGGCGCTGGCGCAGCAGCCGTGTCGGCATCCGTGTCCGCAACGTCGCGCACTGCGGATGCACGGGTCGCGAACTGCGGCGGCAGCGGCGGTGGCGTGGGCGCTGCGGGTGCGATGGCGACAGGCGCAGTGACGAAGACTGGACCTTCCGCCGCATCGCGTTGCTCGAACCCGGCATCGAATTCGGCTTCGGCTTCGCTATCGGCCTGCGCCGCCCGCGGCGCCGCACCGCGCAAGTGCGCCAGCTGCAGTTCCAGCACCGCCACGCGCCGGCGCACACCCGACAACGACACCAGCAACACGATCAGCAGCACCGGCACCGCCAATACCGCCACCACCACCAACACGATCAACGCTTCCATCCGGCATCCATCCCCAAGGCGGCATACCGCAGCGCGGCGTGCCAATGGTCCGGCGACGCCGGTCCTGGCGCAGATGGTAGACGAGTTCGGCCTCGGCGCGGCCCGGGCCGCGGACACGCAGCCCAGGCATGGCAAGGGTTCGCGCCGCGCAGCGGTGCGCACGCGCCGCTAAAGCCGGTGCATCGGCGGCCGCTAACTCCCTTATCCCACGTTGCGCCCGCTGTTCCCCTCCCTCCCACCGACAGTGTGCCAATGAACCTGCCAGCCCAACCCACCGAAGCGGGCATCGACGACCATATCCGTTCGGTGGTCGGCCTGTCCGACCAACTGCTCGGACAGCTGCGGCGTTCGCTGCAACGCATCGACGAGATCAACCGCACCACCCATGTGATCTCGATGAACGCGCGCATCGAGTCGGCGCGGATCGGCCAGGCCGGACGCGGCTTCAGCGTCATCGCGCAGGAAATGGACGTGCTGTCGCGGCGCGTCGCCGATGCCACCCAGGACCTGGACAAGGTCGCCGCCAGCACCAGCGCCGACATGGGCCACACCCTGCAGCGGCTGCAGGACGACGTGCGCCGCACGCGCCTGAGCGAACTGGCGCTGAGCAACATCGACCTGATCGACCGTAACCTCTACGAACGCAGCTGCGACGTGCGCTGGTGGGCGACCGATGCGGCCATCGTCGCCGCCGCGCGCCACGGCCGCGGCGACGAGGAACTCGCCTACGCGTCGCGCCGCATGGGCCAGATCCTGGACTCGTACACGGTGTACTTCGACCTGGTGCTGGCCGGCACCGACGGCCGCGTCCTGGCCAACGGCCGCCCGCAGCAGTACGCCTCGGTCGGCAGCGACGTGTCCGCGCAGGCCTGGTTCGAAACCGCCGCGCGCACCCGCAGCGGCGAGGAATTCGGCTTCCAGGACGTGCATGCCAGCACCCTGGCCGACGGCGAACGCGTGCTGGTGTATGCGTGCACGGTGCGCGACGGCGGCCGTGTCGACGGGCGCGTGCTGGGCGTGCTCGGCATCGTGTTCCGCTGGGACGCGCTGGCGCAGACGGTGGTGCAGCGCACCCCGCTGTCGGAGCAGGAATGGGGCCGCAGCCGGGTGTGCATCGTCGACCAGCGCGGCCAGGTCCTGGCCGATTCGGCCGGCCGCATGCTGCAGGAACGGATCGACTTCCCCGGCCGCGAAGCGCTGTTCAAGCAACCGCGTGGCGCGGTGCTGAGCGACCTCGACGGGCGTCCGCACTGCATCGCGCATGCCGCTTCGCCCGGCTACGAAACCTACCGCACCGGCTGGCACTCGCTGATCCTGCAGGCGCTGTAGCGCGCTGCGCTCGGGGCGGCGCGCACGCTCAGTGCTGGCCGACCCTGATCACCACCTTGCCCTTGGCGCGCCCGCTCTCGACGTAGGCCAATGCCTGCGCCGTTGCTTCGAACGGGAACACCCGGTCCAGCACCGGGGTGAGGATCCCGGCCTCGAGCAGCGCGCCGATCTCGCGCAACTGGTCGCCGTTGGCGGTCATGAACAGGAAGGCATAGCTGACGCCGCGCCGCCTGGCCTTCCTGCGGATGCCGCCGCTGAGCAGGCGGATCACCTGCCGCAGCGGCCACGCCAGTCCCTGTTGCGCGGCGAAGTCTGGGTCCGGCGGGCCGGAGATGGAAATGAGCTTGCCGCCGGGCTTGAGCACGCGCAGGGATTTCTCCAGCACGTCGCTGCCCAGGCTGTTGAGGACGACGTCGTAGTCGCGCACGAGGGTCTCGAAGTCCTGCGTCCGGTAGTCGATGACCAGGTCGGCGCCCAGCGCCTTCACCCAGCCGACGTTGCCGGTGCCGGTGGTGGTCGCGACGAAGGCACCAAGGTGCTTGGCGAGCTGGATGGCGATGCTGCCGACGCCGCCGGAGCCGGCATGGATCAGCACCTTCTGCCCCTTCTGCAGGCCCGCCGTCTCGACCAGGGCCTGCCACGCGGTCAGCGCGACCAGCGGAATCGAGGCGGCTTCCTCCATGCCGAGGTTGGCGGGCTTCAACGCCAGCGCGCTTTCCTTGACCACGATACGTTCGGCGAAGCTGCCGATGCGGTCGGCACGCGCGTACACCGCGTCGCCGGGCTTGAAGCGGCGCACGCCGGCCCCGACCCGCAGCACCACGCCGGCCACGTCGTGACCCAGCACCAGCGGAAACCGGTGCGGCAGGATCAGCTTGAACTCGCCCTTGCGGATCTTCGCGTCGAGCACGTTGACGCCGGCGGCATGCACCTCCACCAGCACATCGTCGTCGCGCAGCTCCGGTTCGGGCAGCTCGCCGATCCGACCCGGGTGCCTGTTGCCATAGCCTTCGATGAAGAACGCTTTCATGATTTTTCCCTGACGAAAACGAATGCGAGGACGAACCCGATTTCGAGCACGGCTGCGACCAGGATCCCGCGGCCCGCGTGGCCGCTGGCCAGTTCGCCGATGCCCAGCGCCGCCAGCAACGTACAGGCGGTGACGAAGCCCGCCACCAGCGCCGAACGCGCCGGCGATGGCGCCGCGCCGCGCGCCATGAAGAACATCACGCTCAGGCCCGCATACAACGCGGCCCCGCGTCGCGCCATCAGCTCGGCCGAAGGCGAAGCGCCGACGTCCCAGTTCGCCAGCATCGCACCCGGCGAGAACATCCAGGTGCAGGCGATCGCCAGGAACAGCAGCGAGGCCAGGACCGACAGCGAGCGGAAACCCAGGCGCATGACGGTCACCGGTTGAGGATGCGCGACAGCACGGCCTGGTGGATCCAGCGCGGCGTCGTCCACATGAAGACCGCGTTCAACTTGTTGATCAGCCCGGGCACCACGCTGATGCGACCGGCGTCCAGCGCGCGCATGCCGGCACGCACCACCGGCGGCGTCTGCATCATCAACGCCGCGAGCTGCGGCGTGATCCGCTGCTGCGCGACGCGCGCGAAGCCGGTGTCGGTCAGTCCCGGACACAGCGTGGTCACGGTGACGCCATCGCGGGCGAACTCGCGATGCAGCGCCTCGCCCAGGCGCAGGACGTAGGCCTTGGCGGCCGAATACACCGCGAAGTCTTCCACGCCCTGGTAGGCCAGCAGGCTGGCCACCTGCAGGATCTTCCCGTGCCGGCGCCGCTGCATGTCCTGGCCGAACAGGTGCGTCATCGCGGTCAGGCTGGCAATATCCAGCTGGATCATCGACAGCACCGGCTCCAGTTCGGCCGCCAGGAACCGCCCCTGCAGCCCGTGCCCGGCATTGTTGATCAGCACCTCGACGTCGATGCCGCGCGCGTGCAGGCCGGCGTGGAGCCGGCGCACTGCCGCGATCTGCGACAGATCCACCTGTTCGACGAGGATCTCCACGCCGTGCCGCTGCCGCAACGCCTGCGCCAGCGCATCGAGCCGGTCCAGGCGCCGCGCGACCAGGATCAGCCTGTGGCCGCGCGCCGCGTACTGCCGGGCGAATTCCTCGCCGAATCCACTCGATGCGCCGGTGATCAGCACCCAGCTGTCGCGTTGCGGTTTCATGGTGATGGTCTCGATCGCGACAGGTGAGGGGCTGCAGGCTTCAGGCCGCCGGCCGGTAGCGTTCCGCGGCATTGGCCTGGCGGATGCTTCCCAGCAGCGCCTGCCTGGCGCCGTCGAGGGCGTCCCAGCGGTCGGCATCGTGCAGCGGCGGGATGGTCACCAGTTCGCGGCGATCGAAGCCGATCAGCGCCGCATCGACCAGTTCCTCGACGTCCATCACCTCGGGCAGCGTGTTGACGTCGATGCCCGCACGCTCCCAGATCTCGGTGCGGGTGGCCGCCGGAAGCACCGCCTGCACGTACACGCCCTTGGGCGCCAGTTCCAGGTTCATGCCCTGCGACAGGAACAGCACGAAGGCCTTGGTCGCGCCGTACACGGTCATGCCGAATTCCGGCGCCAGGCCGACCACCGAGCCGATGTTGACGATCGCGCCGTTGCCGGACTGCGCCAGCCGCGGCGCGATCGCCACCGCCAGCCGCGTCAGCGCGGTGGTGTTGAGCGCCAGCAGGCGTTCGACGCCCTCGCCCGTCTGCTCGGCGAAGCCGCCGGACTGGGCCATGCCGGCGTTGTTGATGAGGATGCCGATGCGCGCGTCGTCGCGCAGGCGCGCTTCGACCTGCGCAACGTCGGCCGCTGCGGTGAGATCGGCCTGCAGTACGTCGACCGCGACCTTGTGCTCCACGCGCAGGCGCGCGGCGAGCGCGTCCAGGCGGGTCTTGTCGCGTGCGACCAGGACCAGGTCGTGGCCGCGCTGGGCGAAACGCTGCGCGTAGACGGCGCCGATGCCGCTGGAGGCGCCGGTGATGAGGACGGTGGAAGTGCTGCTCATGCGAGTGGTCTCTTCGGATCGAAAGGGAAAGTGCGGCCACGACGACGTGGCCGGTGGGACGACGGTGCCGCTCAGGCGCTGGCGCTTTCGGCCAGCGTCGGGTAATCGATGTAGCCCTTGGCGCCGCCGCCATAGAGCGTGGCCGGATCCGGGGCGGCCAGCGGCGCGCCGGCCTGCAACCGCTCGACCAGGTCGGGATTGCCGATGAACGCGCGGCCGAAGGCGAACAGGTCGGCGCTGCCGGCGGCAAGGCTGGCGCTGGCCAGCGCCGGGTCGTAGCCGTTGTTGGCCAGATAGGTTTGCTTGAAGCGACTGCGCAGCGCGGCGTAGTCGAACGGCGCCACGTCGCGCGGCCCGCCGGTGGCGCCCTCCACCACATGCAGGTAGACGATGCCCAGCGCGCTGAGTCGCTCGGCGATGTAGTCGTACTGCGGCTGCGGATCGCTGCAGGAGATGCCGTTGGCCGGCGACACCGGCGAGATGCGCACGCCGGTACGGTCGGCACCGATGGCCGCGGCCACCGCCGCGGCGACCTCCAGCAACAGGCGCGCGCGGTTCTCGATGGAACCGCCGTAGGCGTCGCTGCGCTGGTTGGCGCCGTCCTTGACGAACTGCTCCAGCAGATAGCCGTTGGCGCCATGCAGTTCCACCCCGTCGAAGCCGGCGGCGATGGCGTTGATCGCGGCCTGGCGGAAGTCGTCCACGATGCGCGGCAGCTCGTCGCGCTCCAGCGCGCGCGGCGCGGACACGTCGGCGAAGCCGTTGTTGACGAAGGTCTTGGTGGCGGCGGCGATCGCCGAAGGCGCCACCGGCGCGGTCCCGCCGGGACGCAGGTCCACGTGCGAGACGCGGCCGACGTGCCACAGCTGCACGAAGATGCGCCCGCCCTTGGCGTGCACCGCGTCGGTGACCGCGCGCCATCCTTCGATCTGCGCCGGAGTGTAGATGCCGGGCGTGTCCTGGTAGCCCTGCGCGTCCACCGAGATCTGCGTCGCCTCGGTGATCAACAGGCCTGCGGACGCGCGCTGGGCGTAGTAGGTGGCGGCCAGTTCGCTGGGCACCAGGCCCTTGCCGGCGCGATTGCGGGTCAGCGGCGCCATGACGATGCGGTTGGCGAGCGTCAGCGGGCCCAGCGGGTACGGCGTGAACAGTGCGGTATCGGACATGGTGGCGTTGGTTCTCGAAGGTGGAGGCGTGCCGGCGGCGCGACGATCGGCACCGCAATGCGGCGCGGCGCGGCGATGGACGGGCGCCCCCGGGAAACAGGTGAATCGAAGCAGCCACGCAATGATGACGACCATAATCTAACTTGTCAATGTTTTGATGATGACCAGCATCAATGTATCCTTGACCCTGGAAAGGCGACACTGGAGGGCATCCGCGATGAAGGTCAGCAAGGCGCAGGCGCAGGCGAACCGGGCGCATATCGTCGAAACCGCGTCCGCGCTGTTTCGCGAGCGCGGCTACGAGGGGATCGGCGTGGCCGATCTGATGGCCGCCGCCGGTTTCACCCACGGCGGCTTCTACAAGCACTTCGCGTCCAAGGCCGACCTGGCGGCGGAGGCGACGGCATGCGGGATTGCGCAGACGGTGGCCCAGGTCGGAGGAATCGATGCGCCGGAATTCGTCCGCCGCTATGTGTCGCGCGCGCACCGCGATACCCGCACGGTCGGCTGCACCATGGCCGCGCTGGGCGGCGACGCCGCGCGCCAGCCGGAGGCGGTGCGGGCCGCGTTCGCGGACGGCATCGAAGGCGTATTGGCGGCCCTGGAACGCGAGGACGCTGCAGCGACCGACGGCGGCCCCGACCAAGCGCGCGCCAAGCGCCTGGACATGCTGGCGCACGCCCTCGGCGCGATCGTCATGTCCCGGGCCTGCCCCGACGATTCGCCGCTGGCGGACGAGATCCTCGCCACCTGCCGCGCCACCCTGCTCGCATCGTTGGACCCGGGCCTGGAGACAGACACGCGCGGCGCGGCGTGATCGCGGCGCCCCGCAACGCCACATGCACGCACGCCGCCAGCGGTGACGCGATACCGCCGCGGGCGCCAGCGCGCTCGCCGCGGCTGCTGGCTCGGCGGGACGCCGTCTGCAGAGCCAACACGTCGCACGCCCCTCCTTTGGCTGCCATCGCTGGCAACCGATGTCGGAAAGAGCGCATCCCATCACAAGACGCTCTCCGAGCTTGCAGTGGTCCGCCGACCACGCGCGACGCGGGCGCTGTCCGCAAGCCCATGCGCCATGCAGCGTGCATCGACCCGCATGAATGCGCATGAGCGCAAATATCATATTGACGGTGCCGTTTCGGCATGCCTAAGCTCGGCGCGCATCGCTGATGCGAGCCGAATGCGGGTGTGTCAGCATGGTATGGATGGAATTTGGAAATTCAGGCGCAATCACAAGGTAAACGGACATGACCATGAAACCTTTTCGCACGCTTTGCATCTCGGCCATGCTGGCCGCCACCTTCGCTGCTCCGGCATTCGCCGCAAAGGTGGACGACCCGAGCCTCTACACGACCGAAGCGCTGAAGAAGAACTTGGTCCTCGGCAAGACGACGAAGGAAGAGGTTCGCGCCATCTATGGCGATCCGGACTATGTGCATAGAGCCTCCGCGAAGGAAGGCGGATATGAGACGTCCTGGAGCTACAGTCCCACCGAATCGCATGGCGAGAAAGTGCGCGAGACCGTGGGCGGAATCGTCAGGGGAATGTTGCCCGGCTGGCACACCGGACAGGCAGTGAACGAGGCGCAGAAACATGGTGTCGGCGCGCGCAACGTCAAAGGCTACAGCTTGTCCGTTTCCTACGATGCGAAAGGCGTCGTCACCGACTACGAGCAGACCGAAGACAACAACTCCAAGGACTCGCTGTAACCGGCGCATCCGCCCGACATGAGGGCACCTCGCCAGGCATAGCCATGCAAGCGCATCAGGTGCCGACCGATCGGCTCCTGGCATGTCTCAAACAAAAAGGAGCGCAGTTGCGCTCCTTTTTGCATTCCCCTGTCGCCCGCCGATTCAACCGCCAGATTCACCGCCGGGACATTGCACGGCAAGCCCCGGCAAAGCGATGAATCCGGCGCGACGGTGCGGACGCGGCCTGGCTTACTTCGCCACCACCTTGACCATCTCCAGACACTTGTTGGAATAGCCCCACTCGTTGTCGTACCAGGACACCAGCTTGACGAAGGTGCTGTCCAGGGCGATGCCGGCGTCGGCGTCGAAGATCGAAGTGCGTGCGTCGCCGCGGAAATCGGTGGCCACCACCTTGTCCTCGGTGTAGCCGAGGATGCCCTTCAGCGCGCCTTCGCTCTGCGCCTTGATCTCGGCGCAGATCTCGGCGTAGGTGGCCGGCTTTTCCAGCTCCACGGTCAGGTCGACCACCGACACGTCCGAGGTCGGCACGCGGAAGCTCATGCCGGTCAGCTTTTTGTTCAACTCCGGAATCACCACGCCGACCGCCTTGGCCGCACCGGTGCTGGACGGGATGATGTTCTCCAGGATGCCGCGGCCGCCGCGCCAATCCTTGTTGCTGGGGCCGTCCACGGTCTTCTGGGTGGCGGTGGCCGCGTGCACGGTGGTCATCAGGCCGCGCTTGATGCCCCACTTGTCGTTGATCACCTT
This sequence is a window from Xanthomonas sp. CFBP 8443. Protein-coding genes within it:
- a CDS encoding methyl-accepting chemotaxis protein codes for the protein MNLPAQPTEAGIDDHIRSVVGLSDQLLGQLRRSLQRIDEINRTTHVISMNARIESARIGQAGRGFSVIAQEMDVLSRRVADATQDLDKVAASTSADMGHTLQRLQDDVRRTRLSELALSNIDLIDRNLYERSCDVRWWATDAAIVAAARHGRGDEELAYASRRMGQILDSYTVYFDLVLAGTDGRVLANGRPQQYASVGSDVSAQAWFETAARTRSGEEFGFQDVHASTLADGERVLVYACTVRDGGRVDGRVLGVLGIVFRWDALAQTVVQRTPLSEQEWGRSRVCIVDQRGQVLADSAGRMLQERIDFPGREALFKQPRGAVLSDLDGRPHCIAHAASPGYETYRTGWHSLILQAL
- a CDS encoding NADP-dependent oxidoreductase; this encodes MKAFFIEGYGNRHPGRIGELPEPELRDDDVLVEVHAAGVNVLDAKIRKGEFKLILPHRFPLVLGHDVAGVVLRVGAGVRRFKPGDAVYARADRIGSFAERIVVKESALALKPANLGMEEAASIPLVALTAWQALVETAGLQKGQKVLIHAGSGGVGSIAIQLAKHLGAFVATTTGTGNVGWVKALGADLVIDYRTQDFETLVRDYDVVLNSLGSDVLEKSLRVLKPGGKLISISGPPDPDFAAQQGLAWPLRQVIRLLSGGIRRKARRRGVSYAFLFMTANGDQLREIGALLEAGILTPVLDRVFPFEATAQALAYVESGRAKGKVVIRVGQH
- a CDS encoding SDR family oxidoreductase, coding for MKPQRDSWVLITGASSGFGEEFARQYAARGHRLILVARRLDRLDALAQALRQRHGVEILVEQVDLSQIAAVRRLHAGLHARGIDVEVLINNAGHGLQGRFLAAELEPVLSMIQLDIASLTAMTHLFGQDMQRRRHGKILQVASLLAYQGVEDFAVYSAAKAYVLRLGEALHREFARDGVTVTTLCPGLTDTGFARVAQQRITPQLAALMMQTPPVVRAGMRALDAGRISVVPGLINKLNAVFMWTTPRWIHQAVLSRILNR
- a CDS encoding SDR family oxidoreductase; its protein translation is MSSTSTVLITGASSGIGAVYAQRFAQRGHDLVLVARDKTRLDALAARLRVEHKVAVDVLQADLTAAADVAQVEARLRDDARIGILINNAGMAQSGGFAEQTGEGVERLLALNTTALTRLAVAIAPRLAQSGNGAIVNIGSVVGLAPEFGMTVYGATKAFVLFLSQGMNLELAPKGVYVQAVLPAATRTEIWERAGIDVNTLPEVMDVEELVDAALIGFDRRELVTIPPLHDADRWDALDGARQALLGSIRQANAAERYRPAA
- a CDS encoding alkene reductase, yielding MSDTALFTPYPLGPLTLANRIVMAPLTRNRAGKGLVPSELAATYYAQRASAGLLITEATQISVDAQGYQDTPGIYTPAQIEGWRAVTDAVHAKGGRIFVQLWHVGRVSHVDLRPGGTAPVAPSAIAAATKTFVNNGFADVSAPRALERDELPRIVDDFRQAAINAIAAGFDGVELHGANGYLLEQFVKDGANQRSDAYGGSIENRARLLLEVAAAVAAAIGADRTGVRISPVSPANGISCSDPQPQYDYIAERLSALGIVYLHVVEGATGGPRDVAPFDYAALRSRFKQTYLANNGYDPALASASLAAGSADLFAFGRAFIGNPDLVERLQAGAPLAAPDPATLYGGGAKGYIDYPTLAESASA
- a CDS encoding TetR/AcrR family transcriptional regulator; this translates as MKVSKAQAQANRAHIVETASALFRERGYEGIGVADLMAAAGFTHGGFYKHFASKADLAAEATACGIAQTVAQVGGIDAPEFVRRYVSRAHRDTRTVGCTMAALGGDAARQPEAVRAAFADGIEGVLAALEREDAAATDGGPDQARAKRLDMLAHALGAIVMSRACPDDSPLADEILATCRATLLASLDPGLETDTRGAA
- the gap gene encoding type I glyceraldehyde-3-phosphate dehydrogenase, whose product is MAIKVGINGFGRIGRNVLRSAVQNFGSDIEIVAINDLLEPDYLAYMLQYDSVHGRFDGEVSVDGNHLVVNGKKIRLSQERDPAALKWDEVGAEVVIESTGLFLTKDTAQKHIDAGAKKVILSAPSKDDTPMFVYGVNDSTYAGQAIVSNASCTTNCLAPLAKVINDKWGIKRGLMTTVHAATATQKTVDGPSNKDWRGGRGILENIIPSSTGAAKAVGVVIPELNKKLTGMSFRVPTSDVSVVDLTVELEKPATYAEICAEIKAQSEGALKGILGYTEDKVVATDFRGDARTSIFDADAGIALDSTFVKLVSWYDNEWGYSNKCLEMVKVVAK